DNA sequence from the Prolixibacter sp. SD074 genome:
TTGATCAGGCAAACGAATACCGTGAGGAACTGGTAGAAGCAGTTGCCGAACAGGATGAAGAGCTGATGGAGAAATTCTTTGAAGATTCGGATAGCATCACCGTTGAAGAATTGAACAGCGTTATTCGTAAAGCAACCATTGCTGGCGATATCGTCCCGATGCTGTGTGGTTCTGCGTTCAAAAACAAAGGTATTCAGACGTTGCTGAACGCTGTTTGTGCTTTCCTGCCCAGCCCAATCGATGTTGGCGCAGTAAAAGGATACAAGCCGGGTACCGAAGAAGTAATCATGCGTCAACCCGAAGCTTCAGAGCCGCTTACCGCGCTGGCATTTAAAATTGCCACTGACCCGTTCGTCGGTCGTCTCTGTTTCATCCGTATTTATTCGGGTACGCTTGAGGCCGGTTCCTATGTAATGAATACTCGTACGGGCAAAAAAGAGCGTATTTCGCGTTTGTATCAGATGCACTCCAACAAGCAGCAGCCTCGTGACTCGGTAGAAGCAGGAGATATTTGTGCAGCAGTTGGTTTCAAAGATATCCGTACCGGTGATACATTGTGTGCCGTTGATAGTCCTATTCTGCTCGAGTCGATTACCTTCCCGGAACCGGTTATCGGCATTGCCGTTGAGCCGAAGACTCAGAAAGATTTGGATAAACTGTCGAATGGTTTGGCGAAACTGGCCGAAGAGGATCCGACCTTCCGGGTTAATACCGACGAGGACAGTGGACAGACGGTTATTCGTGGTATGGGTGAGTTGCACCTCGAGATTATCATTGATCGTCTGAAACGGGAGTTCAAGGTTGAGTGTAACCAGGGAGCGCCTCAGGTAGCATACAAGGAAACGATTACGCAAACTGTAGAACTTCGCGAGACATATAAGAAGCAGACTGGCGGTCGCGGTAAATTTGCAGACATTATTGTGAAAGTTGGGCCGGTTGATGAAGGTCAGTCAGGCTTGCAATTCGTTAACGAAGTAAAAGGTGGAAACATTCCTAAAGAATATATTCCTTCGGTAGAAAAAGGTTTCAAAGACGCTATGGTAAACGGTCCGTTGGCCGGATTCCCAATTGAGAATCTGAAAGTTACCTTGCTTGATGGTTCGTTCCATCCGGTTGACTCCGACCAGTTGTCATTCGAGGTCGCTGGTCGTCAGGCATTCAAAAATGCCGCTTCCAAAGCGAAACCGATACTACTGGAGCCAATCATGAAAGTGGAGATCGTTACTCCTGATGAATATATGGGTGACATCGTTTCGGACTTGAACCGCCGGCGCGGACAGGTTGAGAGCATGGACTCAAAGCTGGGTGCACGTGTTGTTAAAGCATTGGTGCCGCTTTCCGAACAATTTGGATACGTTACCGTACTGCGTACCCTGTCTTCAGGACGCGCCACCTCATCGATGGAGTTTGCGCACTATGCCGAAGTACCGAAGAACATTGCACTTAGTGTGCTTGAGAATGTTAAAGGAAGAACAGATTTGTTATAATATAATTGCTGTAATACGTTCTTATCATGAGTCAAAAAATTCGGATAAAGCTGAAATCTTACGATCATAACCTGGTCGACAAGTCAGCAGAAAAGATCGTAAAAACAGTGAAGACTACAGGTGCAGTAGTAAGCGGTCCTATTCCGCTTCCTACTCATCGTCGTGTTTTTACTGTCCTGCGATCAACCTTCGTAAATAAGAAATCGAGGGAGCAGTTTGAATTGTCGTCTTACAAGAGGTTGATCGACATTTATAGTTCAACTGCTAAAACAATCGACGCCCTGATGAAGCTCGAGCTTCCCAGTGGTGTTGAGGTTGAAATTAAAGTTTGATAAACTGCTTAAAGCAAGTAGAAATGCCAGGATTAATTGGAAAGAAAATCGGAATGACTTCCGTATTCAGTGTTGAGGGGAAAAACATCCCATGCACTGTGATTGAGGCTGGTCCCTGTGTTGTGACCCAGGTTAAGACCATCGAAACTGATGGTTACGAAGCAATTCAGCTGGGTTTTCAGGACAAGAAGGAAAAGCACAGCACGAAAGCTGAACTTGGCCACTATAAAAAGGCCGGCACCAGCCCAAAACGTAAAGTAATCGAATTCAAAGGATTCGATGAAGGGCTCAAGCTTGGCGATACCGTAAACGTTGGCATTATCCAGGAAGAAAGCTGGGTCGATATCTCGGGTATCTCAAAAGGCAAAGGTTTTCAAGGGGTAGTTAAGCGTCATGGTTTTGGAGGTGTTGGTCAGTCCACACACGGCCAGCATAACCGTCTGCGCGCACCGGGTTCTATCGGAGCTGCTTCTTACCCTGCACGTGTATTCAAAGGTCTGCGTATGGCCGGACGTGACGGAGGTAAGACGGTAACTGTAGAGAACCTGAAAGTGCTAAAGGTTATCCCTGAGAAAAATCTCTTGATTGTTAAAGGTTCCGTACCGGGAGCCAAAGGTTCATACTTAATCGTTGCACAGTAATGGAAATTGCAATCTTAAATACAGCAGGAAAAGAAACCGGAAGAAGCATAGAGTTGGTCGATTCTATCTATGCTGTCGAACCTAGCGATCACGCCATTTACCTTGATGTAAAGCAGTACCTGGGCAATCAGCGTCAGGGTACCCACAAATCGAAGGAACGTGGAGAGATTACCGGTTCGACCCGTAAACTGAAAAAACAAAAAGGCACTGGTACCGCGCGTGCCGGTAGCATCAAGTCGCCCATTTTCCGTGGTGGAGGTCGTGCTTTTGGGCCACAGCCCCGCAACTATGGTTTCAAGCTGAACAAAAAGCTGAAAACATTGGCCCGGAAATCGGCTCTTAGTTATAAAGCAAAGAGCGATGATATCCTTGTTGTGGAAGACTTCAACTTCGAAGGGCCCAAAACCAGGGAATTTGTTGCCATTCAGAACAATCTGCAAGTGGCTGATAAAAAGTCGTTGATTGTTTTATCTGAAGCAAATAAAAACATATATTTGTCATCCAGAAATTTACAGAATGCCGAAGTATTAACTACCTCTGAGTTAAGCACGTACAAAATAATGCATGCTAAGAAAGTAGTTTTCGTGGAGAGTTCTGTGAAGGCATTGGAGGAAATGTTTAAGATTTAACGCTAAAAATGATGGTTGATATTCTGATTCGCCCCATTGTAACCGAAAAAATGACTGACCAGGCGGAAACGTTTAACCGCTTCGGGTTTGTTGTTGATCGCAGGGCAGATAAACAGCAGATTAAAAAGGCTGTAGAAGATCTCTATAGCGTTAAGGTTGCCTCCGTAAACACCATGGTCTATCCGGGTAAAGCCAAATCCCGCTTTACTAAAAGTGGTGTTCTGACTGGTAAGACCAACTCGTATAAAAAGGCAATCGTTACTTTGGTAGAAGGTGACACTATTGATTTTTACAGCAATATCTAAATTAAGAGATGGCAGTTAGAAAATTAAAACCTGTAACACCGGGTCAAAGGCACAAGATTATTGGTGCCTTTGATACCGTTACGACAGACACACCTGAGAAATCATTGTTGAAGCCCATAAAAAAAACCGGTGGGCGTAATAACACCGGTAAGATGACAATGAGGTATATAGGTGGCGGGCATAAGCGGAAGTACCGTGTTATCGACTTTAAGCGCGATAAGGATGGTGTTCCCGCTAAAGTGCAATCTGTACAGTACGATCCGAATCGTACCGCACGTATTGCGCTGTTGGTTTATGCTGATGGAGAAAAACGTTACATCCTCGCCCCGAACGGTCTTCGTGAAGGCCAAACCGTTATTTCGGGGGATAGCGTAGCTCCAGAAGTTGGAAATGCCCTTCCGTTAGCCAAAATACCTTTGGGTACCATCGTTCACAACATTGAGTTGCAACCCGGACAAGGCGGCGTCATGGCTCGTTCTGCCGGTTCGTATGCGCAGCTTACTTCACGTGAAGGAAGGTATGTGATTGTCAAATTACCATCAGGCGAATCCCGTATGGTTCTTACTGCTTGCCGTGCAACGGTAGGTACAGTTGGAAACACCGATCATGCGCTTGAAAGATCAGGTAAAGCCGGTCGAAGCCGCTGGCTTGGTCGTCGTCCGCGAGTACGCGGTGTAGCTATGAACCCAGTCGATCACCCAATGGGTGGTGGGGAAGGACGCTCTTCGGGTGGACACCCGCGGTCGCGTAAAGGCGTTCTGGCTAAGGGGTATAAGACCCGCGCTAAGAAGAAGGCTTCGAATAAGTACATTGTTGAACGTAGGAAAAAGTAATCATCGATTATGAGCCGTTCGCTTAAAAAAGGCCCTTTTATCGACTTGAAATTGGAAAAAAAGGTTCTCGCTATGAATGAAGGCGGGAAGAAGTCGGTAATCAAAACGTGGGCCAGACATTCCATGATTTCACCTGATTTTGTAGGGCACACCGTCGCTGTTCACAACGGAAACAAGTTTATCCCTGTTTATGTAACTGAGAACATGGTTGGTCACAAATTGGGAGAATTTGCACCTACACGTACCTTCCGGGGTCATGGTGGAAACAAAAAGAGATAAGCCATACCCACGGTAATGTTAAAAAGTAGTAAAAAGTACTAACGATGGGTTCAAGAAAAAGAAAGAGCGCTGAATTGCTCAAAGAAGCAAAAAAACAACAATATCAGGCCGTTCTGCGCAATTGTCCCACTTCGCCGCGCAAAATGCGTCTTGTCGTTGATATGATTCGCGGCATGGAGGTGAATTTAGCTCTGGACGTCCTGAAGTTCTCGTCAAAGGATGCCGCCCGCCCGGTTGAAAAACTATTACTTTCAGCTATCGCGAACTGGCAGGCCAAAAACGAAGGCGTAAGGATTGAAGAAAGTAATCTTTACGTGTCAGAGGTGTTCGTTGATTCGGCACGTATTCTGAAACGTTTGCGCCCGGCGCCCCAGGGCCGGGCACACCGTATCCGGAAACGTTCGAACCATGTAACTCTCCGTCTGGACAGTAAGAATGTTGTTGAAGAAATTTCTAAATAATAATACATGGGACAAAAAGTAAATCCGATATCTAATAGGCTTGGAATAATCAAAGGATGGGATTCCAACTGGTTCGGAGGTGATAATTATGGTGACAAACTGGTCGAAGACCACAAACTGCGGGAATATCTTTCTGCACGTTTGGCTAAAGCGAGCATTTCGAAGATCATCATCGAGCGCACGCTGAAGCTCATCACTATCACAATCCATACCTCAAGGCCCGGTATTATTATTGGTAAAGGTGGT
Encoded proteins:
- the fusA gene encoding elongation factor G produces the protein MARDLRNTRNIGIMAHIDAGKTTATERILFYTGRTHRIGEVHDGAATMDWMEQEQERGITITSAATFTEWKYNGIIHQINIIDTPGHVDFTVEVERSLRVLDGAIATFCAVGGVEAQSETVWRQAVKYGVPRMGFVNKMDRSGADFFKVVGEVKEKLGANPVPLQIPIGSEETFKGVVDLISMKAIVWHDETMGAAYDIEDIPADMLDQANEYREELVEAVAEQDEELMEKFFEDSDSITVEELNSVIRKATIAGDIVPMLCGSAFKNKGIQTLLNAVCAFLPSPIDVGAVKGYKPGTEEVIMRQPEASEPLTALAFKIATDPFVGRLCFIRIYSGTLEAGSYVMNTRTGKKERISRLYQMHSNKQQPRDSVEAGDICAAVGFKDIRTGDTLCAVDSPILLESITFPEPVIGIAVEPKTQKDLDKLSNGLAKLAEEDPTFRVNTDEDSGQTVIRGMGELHLEIIIDRLKREFKVECNQGAPQVAYKETITQTVELRETYKKQTGGRGKFADIIVKVGPVDEGQSGLQFVNEVKGGNIPKEYIPSVEKGFKDAMVNGPLAGFPIENLKVTLLDGSFHPVDSDQLSFEVAGRQAFKNAASKAKPILLEPIMKVEIVTPDEYMGDIVSDLNRRRGQVESMDSKLGARVVKALVPLSEQFGYVTVLRTLSSGRATSSMEFAHYAEVPKNIALSVLENVKGRTDLL
- the rplV gene encoding 50S ribosomal protein L22, which codes for MGSRKRKSAELLKEAKKQQYQAVLRNCPTSPRKMRLVVDMIRGMEVNLALDVLKFSSKDAARPVEKLLLSAIANWQAKNEGVRIEESNLYVSEVFVDSARILKRLRPAPQGRAHRIRKRSNHVTLRLDSKNVVEEISK
- the rplB gene encoding 50S ribosomal protein L2 — its product is MAVRKLKPVTPGQRHKIIGAFDTVTTDTPEKSLLKPIKKTGGRNNTGKMTMRYIGGGHKRKYRVIDFKRDKDGVPAKVQSVQYDPNRTARIALLVYADGEKRYILAPNGLREGQTVISGDSVAPEVGNALPLAKIPLGTIVHNIELQPGQGGVMARSAGSYAQLTSREGRYVIVKLPSGESRMVLTACRATVGTVGNTDHALERSGKAGRSRWLGRRPRVRGVAMNPVDHPMGGGEGRSSGGHPRSRKGVLAKGYKTRAKKKASNKYIVERRKK
- the rpsS gene encoding 30S ribosomal protein S19, producing the protein MSRSLKKGPFIDLKLEKKVLAMNEGGKKSVIKTWARHSMISPDFVGHTVAVHNGNKFIPVYVTENMVGHKLGEFAPTRTFRGHGGNKKR
- the rpsJ gene encoding 30S ribosomal protein S10, which codes for MSQKIRIKLKSYDHNLVDKSAEKIVKTVKTTGAVVSGPIPLPTHRRVFTVLRSTFVNKKSREQFELSSYKRLIDIYSSTAKTIDALMKLELPSGVEVEIKV
- the rplC gene encoding 50S ribosomal protein L3; protein product: MPGLIGKKIGMTSVFSVEGKNIPCTVIEAGPCVVTQVKTIETDGYEAIQLGFQDKKEKHSTKAELGHYKKAGTSPKRKVIEFKGFDEGLKLGDTVNVGIIQEESWVDISGISKGKGFQGVVKRHGFGGVGQSTHGQHNRLRAPGSIGAASYPARVFKGLRMAGRDGGKTVTVENLKVLKVIPEKNLLIVKGSVPGAKGSYLIVAQ
- the rplD gene encoding 50S ribosomal protein L4, with translation MEIAILNTAGKETGRSIELVDSIYAVEPSDHAIYLDVKQYLGNQRQGTHKSKERGEITGSTRKLKKQKGTGTARAGSIKSPIFRGGGRAFGPQPRNYGFKLNKKLKTLARKSALSYKAKSDDILVVEDFNFEGPKTREFVAIQNNLQVADKKSLIVLSEANKNIYLSSRNLQNAEVLTTSELSTYKIMHAKKVVFVESSVKALEEMFKI
- the rplW gene encoding 50S ribosomal protein L23, with translation MMVDILIRPIVTEKMTDQAETFNRFGFVVDRRADKQQIKKAVEDLYSVKVASVNTMVYPGKAKSRFTKSGVLTGKTNSYKKAIVTLVEGDTIDFYSNI